AATGGATTTAAGCTATTTGTGTGTGAAGGGTGCAATGATGTAAGAAAGGTTCCATACCGTTGTAAGGGAAGGTTCTGTACGACCTGTTCAGTAGGTGAGAGTGAGGAGTGGAGTCGTCTATTAACTGATGAAGTATTACAGGTTAATCATAGACATGTCATTTTTACAATTGATGAAGGTCTTCGAGATATCTTCTTACTTCATCGTTATTTACTGAAAGATTTTATGGATGAAGCTGCTAGAATTATTATTGAGTTTTTTGAAAAAAAGGCAAAGGTAACGCCTGGAATAATTGCAGGACTTCATACGTTTGGTTCAAGAGTAAATTTCAATCCCCATGTACATATGTTAGTTACAATGGGCGGTTTAACTAAGAAAGGTGAATGGAAATCGTACGATTTCCTGCCATTTGAAATGCTTCGAAAACAGTGGCAGACCGTTGTATTAAAGCTAATTAGAAGAAATCTTTCAGAGAAAGAAAAGAAAAAGGTTCAGCAAAGACTACAAAAGGCGTTCTCTAACAATGGGGAAGGCTTCTATGTGCATGCCCCAAAACAAAAGGGAAAGGTAAAAGAACAACTTCGCTATATTGGTCGTTATATTCGTCGCCCTGCAATTGGCATAAATCGGATCGAGGCATATGACGGTCAGTATGTGACATTTAAATACAATGATAAGACGGATGGAAAGGAAAAGTTAGAAACTGTAACGGTAGAGGAATTCATCAGTCGGTTAATTCGCCATATACCTGATGAACAATTTAAGACAATCAGACATTATGGAATGTATTCTAGAAGAATTAAAAATCTGTGTAAGAAAGTACTAAGCATCTGGCAACAAAAAGCTAAACGATGGATTGTCAAAGTGAAAAAGACGTTGAGACGCCAAACATGGAGGGAGAGAGTTGTATCTAGTGGTGCTAAAGATCCACTTATTTGTCCTCACTGTGAGTGTTTCTAT
The Bacillus carboniphilus DNA segment above includes these coding regions:
- a CDS encoding IS91 family transposase, whose product is MERNILRQIFFDEHQHWEAFKEKHGAKIRPIVIKEVEKFRDCGDPKNGFKLFVCEGCNDVRKVPYRCKGRFCTTCSVGESEEWSRLLTDEVLQVNHRHVIFTIDEGLRDIFLLHRYLLKDFMDEAARIIIEFFEKKAKVTPGIIAGLHTFGSRVNFNPHVHMLVTMGGLTKKGEWKSYDFLPFEMLRKQWQTVVLKLIRRNLSEKEKKKVQQRLQKAFSNNGEGFYVHAPKQKGKVKEQLRYIGRYIRRPAIGINRIEAYDGQYVTFKYNDKTDGKEKLETVTVEEFISRLIRHIPDEQFKTIRHYGMYSRRIKNLCKKVLSIWQQKAKRWIVKVKKTLRRQTWRERVVSSGAKDPLICPHCECFYEYKGEVCLENGRLEIKVALCQTTKRYLEREIAYFTGIQASQKRKEKEEKHQPIKDTERQLCLFRVS